From candidate division WOR-3 bacterium, one genomic window encodes:
- a CDS encoding M1 family peptidase, whose translation MTALIILILVNQSFFDNIENKQVFYPETVRAESTHSYDVLHYLIDLTLPMDSRYLEGAVTIAARSNQNNLTTVDLHLLGLNVDSVKVDGVTAASYTHNYETLYVTLPQPQNVNDSFNIMVGYSGTASGSMGYLFYQSSHPISYTLGCPFCTRRWLPCYDRVWDKADYGVEFYITVPDSFTVCATGEYLGKEVSDGRATYHWKHDQPIAPYLIHFASSVFTTYSDWFVPGTGDSVEIKYYFWPQDTIYAPTAFQYTTDILYFYDSLFGSYPFDRYGMDILYPFSYAGMEHQTMSSIYRPGFVGNDYYLMAHETSHQWWGDMITCFGWKNVWLNEGFATYCDALYRERREGHQAFIDVMVSRRNSYFSSEASYPHPIYDPPDSYIFDWGHSYCKGAWVLHMIRYLCGDDNTWLTLMSTYRDSFAYKNASTADLNQIMNQVLGGDYDWFFQEWVYDLYYPIYDIVWRKVYEAPNWRLLLDVTQTQTMGPAVFHMPLPIGVNYAAGDTLITLSINQSPQHFEFVLAQEPVSITVDPETWIIQKNTVTQGITEFVEEPVRIEKINSIGRAIKLKLSRPYLIKIFDITGRKVFETEAAELIYRPLSAGVYHVVVGDRTSRVVVIK comes from the coding sequence ATGACCGCACTTATAATTTTAATTCTGGTCAATCAATCATTTTTTGACAATATCGAAAACAAACAGGTCTTTTATCCTGAGACTGTCCGGGCAGAATCCACCCATTCCTATGACGTGCTCCACTATTTAATCGACCTGACTTTACCCATGGATTCACGCTACTTAGAGGGTGCAGTCACAATTGCCGCACGCAGTAATCAGAACAATCTGACGACCGTGGACCTGCATCTTTTAGGGCTCAATGTCGATTCAGTGAAGGTCGACGGTGTTACTGCCGCCTCATACACCCACAATTACGAAACCCTTTACGTCACCCTTCCCCAGCCCCAGAACGTCAATGACTCTTTTAATATTATGGTGGGCTACAGCGGTACTGCCTCAGGCAGTATGGGGTATCTCTTTTATCAGAGCTCCCACCCGATCTCTTACACCCTGGGCTGTCCCTTCTGCACCCGGCGCTGGCTGCCGTGCTATGACCGGGTCTGGGACAAGGCAGACTACGGGGTTGAGTTCTATATTACAGTGCCTGATTCCTTTACGGTCTGTGCAACCGGTGAATACCTCGGTAAAGAGGTGTCTGACGGCAGGGCGACCTATCATTGGAAGCACGATCAGCCGATTGCTCCTTATCTGATACACTTCGCCTCGAGTGTCTTTACCACCTATTCAGACTGGTTCGTGCCTGGGACCGGAGACAGCGTCGAAATTAAATACTACTTCTGGCCCCAGGATACAATCTATGCACCGACGGCTTTTCAATATACGACCGACATCCTCTACTTCTATGATTCACTCTTTGGAAGTTATCCGTTTGACCGCTATGGAATGGATATCCTCTATCCTTTTTCTTATGCGGGCATGGAGCATCAGACGATGAGTTCAATCTATCGTCCGGGTTTTGTGGGCAACGACTATTATCTTATGGCGCATGAGACCTCACACCAGTGGTGGGGTGATATGATAACCTGTTTCGGCTGGAAAAACGTCTGGTTGAATGAAGGTTTTGCCACTTATTGTGACGCCCTTTATCGGGAACGCCGCGAAGGGCATCAGGCATTCATCGACGTGATGGTTTCGAGAAGAAACAGTTATTTTTCTTCAGAGGCGTCCTATCCACATCCGATTTACGACCCGCCTGACAGTTATATCTTTGACTGGGGTCACTCATATTGCAAGGGCGCGTGGGTTCTTCATATGATAAGGTATTTGTGCGGAGACGACAATACCTGGCTGACATTGATGTCCACATATCGGGATTCCTTCGCCTACAAGAACGCCTCAACCGCTGACCTCAATCAGATAATGAATCAGGTGCTGGGCGGTGATTATGACTGGTTCTTCCAGGAATGGGTTTATGACCTGTACTATCCCATCTACGACATTGTCTGGAGAAAGGTCTATGAAGCGCCCAACTGGCGTCTGTTGCTCGACGTCACCCAGACCCAGACCATGGGACCTGCTGTATTTCATATGCCGCTGCCGATCGGCGTCAATTATGCAGCTGGTGACACGCTGATCACCCTGTCGATAAACCAATCTCCTCAGCACTTTGAATTCGTCCTTGCTCAGGAGCCCGTTTCAATTACGGTCGACCCGGAAACATGGATAATTCAGAAAAACACCGTAACCCAGGGGATTACTGAATTTGTTGAAGAACCGGTGAGGATTGAGAAGATAAACAGTATCGGTCGGGCGATCAAACTTAAACTCTCACGACCGTATTTAATCAAGATTTTTGACATCACGGGAAGAAAGGTC
- the speB gene encoding agmatinase, giving the protein MKLFYANSSLDRAEIVVLGLPYDRTSSFIPGSRFGPVYIRLCTENIEDYSPYQKESPSQKEICDFGDVSFETRDWEVEIKKNLASIGYNKKIIGLGGEHTISLPLIRFYKEKFKDITVFVLDAHCDLRDQYLGEKICHATVMRRVSELIGVENLYQFGIRSGTEQEFGFHKHIYKFEVFKPLSAVINTIKTPIYLSIDVDVLDPGVAPAVATPCPGGVSYQELVQALLLFRDKEVVGADIVEYNPLAASPWQSGTLAAELLRELTLILG; this is encoded by the coding sequence ATGAAATTGTTCTATGCAAACTCTTCATTGGATCGGGCGGAAATTGTCGTGCTCGGTCTTCCCTATGACCGCACCTCTTCATTTATCCCGGGTTCAAGATTCGGACCTGTATATATTCGCCTCTGCACTGAAAATATCGAAGACTATTCGCCGTACCAGAAAGAGAGCCCTTCTCAGAAAGAAATTTGTGATTTTGGTGATGTCTCTTTTGAGACGCGGGACTGGGAAGTCGAGATAAAGAAAAATTTGGCTTCTATCGGTTATAATAAAAAGATCATCGGACTCGGTGGCGAACACACAATATCCCTTCCGCTGATAAGATTCTACAAAGAAAAGTTCAAAGATATTACTGTTTTTGTATTGGACGCCCATTGTGACCTGCGCGACCAGTATCTTGGAGAAAAGATATGTCACGCCACAGTGATGCGTCGTGTGAGTGAATTGATCGGGGTTGAAAATTTGTATCAATTCGGGATTCGTTCCGGCACAGAACAGGAATTCGGGTTTCATAAACATATTTATAAATTTGAAGTCTTTAAACCCCTGAGTGCAGTCATCAACACCATTAAAACCCCGATCTATTTATCGATCGACGTGGACGTTTTAGACCCCGGTGTCGCGCCGGCGGTCGCCACGCCCTGTCCTGGAGGTGTCTCTTATCAGGAATTGGTCCAGGCGCTGTTGTTGTTCAGGGATAAAGAGGTGGTCGGTGCAGATATCGTGGAATACAATCCATTAGCCGCTTCACCTTGGCAATCAGGCACGCTCGCGGCTGAATTACTGCGGGAACTTACCCTCATCCTGGGATAA
- a CDS encoding 4Fe-4S dicluster domain-containing protein, whose protein sequence is MDTTAILKSLAGLGGLSLVFGVVLALAFKKLSVKISEQEKRLKEILPGVNCGACGFPGCEAYAHALAAEKDGVAANLCTVGGSETAKKIGEILGIKVEATEPQICVLRCRGGINDAVEKFEYRGPGDCRSNYILLGGNKACEYGCLGGGHCAAVCPFGAITMGPDRLPIIDPDKCTACGVCVRECPRQVLELIPRSQLIFLACKTLDKGKAVKNVCKVGCIGCTLCVKVCPYEGAIAMQGNLPKIDFEKCTSCGICFHKCPTKSFVDRAKARPYAIISSKCNGCGECVKVCQFKAIEGEPGKRHTVIKDKCIGCGRCFEVCPIKVITMAGALGYAEAA, encoded by the coding sequence ATGGATACGACAGCAATCTTGAAATCACTGGCAGGCCTGGGCGGGCTGAGTCTGGTCTTCGGGGTCGTTCTCGCACTTGCCTTTAAAAAACTCTCCGTAAAGATCAGTGAGCAGGAAAAGAGATTGAAAGAGATCCTGCCCGGTGTTAATTGCGGTGCCTGTGGATTTCCCGGCTGTGAGGCGTATGCCCATGCCCTGGCTGCGGAAAAAGACGGGGTCGCGGCGAATTTATGTACAGTGGGTGGTTCTGAAACAGCGAAGAAGATCGGTGAGATTCTCGGAATTAAGGTTGAGGCGACCGAGCCCCAGATATGCGTGCTCAGGTGCCGCGGCGGCATAAATGATGCGGTTGAGAAATTTGAATATCGGGGTCCTGGTGACTGCCGAAGTAACTATATCCTTCTGGGCGGTAATAAGGCGTGTGAATACGGGTGTTTAGGAGGAGGCCATTGTGCCGCGGTGTGTCCGTTCGGCGCCATAACAATGGGGCCAGACCGTCTGCCGATCATTGATCCGGATAAGTGTACTGCCTGCGGTGTCTGTGTCAGGGAATGTCCACGTCAGGTGCTGGAACTCATTCCCCGTTCCCAGTTGATTTTTCTCGCCTGCAAAACCCTGGATAAGGGCAAGGCTGTAAAGAACGTCTGCAAGGTCGGCTGTATCGGATGTACCCTCTGTGTCAAGGTATGTCCTTATGAGGGAGCCATCGCCATGCAGGGTAACCTGCCGAAGATAGATTTTGAAAAGTGCACTTCCTGCGGCATATGTTTTCACAAGTGCCCGACCAAATCATTTGTTGACCGTGCAAAAGCTCGGCCCTATGCCATTATCTCGTCAAAGTGTAATGGCTGCGGTGAATGTGTAAAGGTCTGTCAGTTCAAGGCGATTGAGGGAGAGCCGGGCAAGCGGCATACAGTGATAAAAGACAAATGTATTGGATGCGGCCGCTGCTTTGAGGTCTGCCCGATAAAAGTGATTACCATGGCAGGTGCCCTGGGATACGCTGAGGCGGCGTAG